TTTGCTTTGTATTTGTgatctcccttgcttgctgcctgtgtggtgtcccatcacaggtattgctattggttacacccttcgtaaaagcctgtacttattgtaagtggtgatgaaggcagtgataaagttttgccattagatgtcgctgtattaggtaTATGTACTTAGATGTTGCACGGctaaagtatgtaaagggttattgtttttttatgtgtcgaatggatctgtgaacctatgggaatcttttcttcttctatcctatcatctctcactttactttttctaatgcactcttcacccactcacagtggaccttagatacgctgagaaagaaagtcacatgggtagagaaagtgtatgagtcttttgtgttggatgTTGTAGagaaaggatgcaagctagatagctctctacagtggtcctctctaggccctggccctctgctagGTCCCATACTCTCAAGAAGTTCAGCCTTAGTCAGAACCCCGTACGGGTAGGAAGCAATACAAGACTCAGCTAACTCGACACAACACTATGTAGTGTTAAACTCCTACagcagaggacaagtcagagatcatctcaacccatgctgtggactaggagtcacagtgtaggacagtattcacagacagcagtaagctaggaactgatccggatagagcaaagttgctaagagcctaggaactctatctcacagtgcggTTGTcatcagggaaccctcagcattctgctcatcccagataacaaggtatggggccttgtgtcaccctcataggacaggtcacctgacactggtgggcattaggtggtgtaaagacccaaaggtcaatacactggcacaagtattctcttctaagtattcttctacctcattctCCAATATCGCGGCAGAGCATagcactacttgggttgggacacagtgtacactacatccctgggacatttcccctttctgtgggtggcagttctggGAGGATCTGTACACCACTCCGGCAcaccgtgatatcatcccaagggatcccgtagcagcccagcaggacactgtccacaggggaacaaggtacaactggtcctttaaaataaaagcaggtgtgccaccgtacctgtgtgcccaagcggcactggcgtcacaacataacatcactgggcccggctgtatctcggccaaccaccatagagctggcatCACACCTCACTACCTAGCACTACAATCTTTGCTCAGCCGGATCATGTTGGTattgtgtggtgtcctaccatgggttTTACTGTTctatacaccctttgtaaaagtctgtacagGTGGTCCTTGGGTTACGACGGTCTCGAGTTACGATGTTTGTGGTTACGACACTTTATTCCGACGCCATGTTCCGACTTATTCGGTTCCGTCATAAGTCGAATACGTGCAGTAGTGGaagaatacagtacagtactgtactgagTGACAGGGTTCCAGACTGAGGaaaaagagtctcctgcatgatataataagagaaacagattgctgaactcaaggagaccagccaaacgacaacactgccggctgctagtgaaagcgctcaatgcagtgaagtcctaggtgcattgccccctgggaaacatgaatatgcaaaagaggagcctgtggagcctcattgaagagtctcaaacacagccaaggggcagctcctgcaTGATATAACGCTCTTCATTATGGCTCCCAAACATAAGCCAGACTCTGCTGATGCCAGTGCAtcaaagaaaaggaaggccatcacCATGGAGGTGAAATTAGATATCATTAAGAGATATGATAAGGGGAAAACAGCGACAGACATTGGTCGGTCATTAGGACTTAGTCATTCGACTGTCGCTACGATTATTAAGGATAAACATCGTATTCTTGAACATGTGAAAGGATCTGCTCCTATGAAAgccacagtaataacaaagcgcaGTGGGCTTATCATTGAGATGGAAAGATTGCTAGTGCTGTGGTTGGAAGACCAAAACCAACGCCGTATCCCTGTGAGCCTTATGGTCATTCAGGAGAAGGCTCTGCGATTGTTTGAGGCGCTGAAAAGAGAAAGGAGAGAAGAAAGGGAAAGTGAGGAGTTTGTAGCGAGTAGAGGTTGGTTTATGAGGTTTAGGGAGCGTGCCAATTTccataacattaaccccttagtgaccgccgtgctgccttttcacggcggccactaatgatTCTCTGCTCCGAACAGAGGATTctctccgggcagtttaacccattaaatgccgctgtcaaagcatgacagcggcatctaatgggttccggtcggcgccgtgggtcacttacgtgattgcgatgtcccgcggcgccgtccggtcctccgatgtctccatggtgatctcggggtcctaatgaaggtccccggggtcaccgtGGAGTTTCCTCATGCTggcaggggtggctgtggctattgcctgtcagcatgaggcatgatacaatacattgcagtacatcaggtactgcaatgtattgtatcagtaatcaaagtattttacactagtgtaaaagtaaaaaaaagtgaaaaaatatgcaccaaacacaacacagcccccccaataataaagatgcattacattccctatacccaataaaacgtgacataaaagtgatcaaaaacacaaatcctataaatatttggtatcgttacgttcgtaacgacccaatctataaaactatatcaataattatatcgcacgacacacgctgtaaaaccccccccccaaaaaacagtaccagaatagctgtattttatcaatccactttagaaaatacgtcacaaaagagatcaaaaagtcatatacatataaaacttggtatcaatagaaactacagatcttcccgcaaaaattaaagccccaaaccagctctgtcacgcaaaagataagaacgctatggatcttgcaatgcggcgacagtttttgtgggtttttgctaggaagatagtttctattgcgccaaagtataatagttaaaaaaaacctacacaaatgtggtatcgccgtaaccgtagtgacccagagaatacatgtattatgttatgagtgaccgccgatacggatttttacggcgatcactaatgggctctattctgctgccatcagctctttatggcgatggtgcagaatagtgcagcggcgctggtaatgcccgcagccccctcctctcagctatcagaggtcgctgagaagtcggggcagagtgtgggctcagtcccgaccagtcccctcaccagcgatcgccgttattaacagtataacggcggccaccggtaacgggcattacCAGCGCAGCtttggtcccagtacaagcgatcagcggtatatactatttaccactgatcgcttgttccaaatggtgccggcactttttttacccgtcaccaaagtcaagtgccctggtttacccgtaaccaccctggattacctgtaaccaccccagattgcctgtcacctccccggAATGGCCGtgacctccccagattgcccgtctccttcccagattgcccgtaaccccccagattgcccgtaaccccccagattgcccgtaaccatcgcagacagcctgtaaccaccacagattgcccgtaaccaccacagattgccacagactgcccgtagctatcccaaattgcctgtcaccaccccagattgctcgcaacctccccagattgcctgtcacctccctagattgcctgtcacctccccagattgcccatcgccatcccagattgcccgtcgccaccccagattgcccgtcgacaCCACAGATTGcacgtcgccaccccagattgtccgacgccacccccagattgcccgtcaccaccccagataggcAGTGAACaccctcagatagccagtaaccaccccagattggcacagactgctcgtaaccacaccagattgcccataaccacaccagattgcctgtcgcaacctcagatagccagtaaacaccccgagattctccattaccaccccagatagccagtaaaacacccacatattgcctgtaactaaaatgacactccttcccttctgagccctgctgtgtacccatacagtagtttatgcccacatatggggtaccattgtactcaggagaagctctgttacaaatgttggggtgcattttctcccctgttcctagtgaaattgaaaaatttcaaactaaacaaacatgttattggaaaaattcaattttttttcatttttactgtctagttttgaatactttcctccaatacctgtggggtcaaaatgctcaccacgccccaagatgaattctttgaggggtgcactttcctaaatggggtgacttttgggggggtttctattctgcagacattacaggggctctgcaaacgcacctggcgctcaggaacttcttcagaaaaatcatgcactgaaaatgctaattggcgcccccgtccttctgaggcctgctgtgtgcccatacagtggtttacgcccacatatggggtaccgttctactcaggagaacctgtgttacatatattggggtgagttttctcccctcttccttgtgaaattgagaagtttcaaactaaacaaacatattattggaaaaattctattttttcatttttactgtcttcttttgaatactttcctctaatacctgtggggtcaaaatggtcaccacaccccaagatgaattctttgaggggtgtactttccaaaatggggtgacttatgggggggtttcactctgctgacactacaggggcactgcaaacgcacctggcgctcagaaacttctacagcaaaatctgcactgaaaatgctaattggcgctccttcccttctgagcccggatgtgtgcccatacagtggtttatgcccacgtatggggtaccgttatactcaggagaacctgcgttacatatattggggtgagttttctctcttgttcctcgtgaaattgagaaatttcaaactaaacaaacatattattggaaaaattctattttttcatttttactgtcttcttttgaatactttcctctaatacctgtggggtcaaaatggtcaccggaCCACAAGAtctattctttgaggggtgatcttccaaaatggggtgacttttgggggggttttattctgctgacactataggggctctgcaaatgcacctggcgctcagaaacttcttcagcaaaatctgcattgaaaaagctaattggcgatccttcccttctgagccccgctgtgtgcccatacagtggtttacgcccacatatggggtaccatttaatcttaacaaatatattattggaaagtttctattttccattttttccggcctaattgtgaatactttcctccagcccctgtagggttaaaatgctcattatattatacccctagattaattctttaaggtgtctagtttccaaaatggggtcacttatgggggtttccagtatacaagcctcctaaatcaacttaaaaaaagaactggtccctaaaaaattcagttttggaaatttcatgaaaatttgataatttgctgatacatttctaagccccgtaacaccctaaaaaagtgatatatgtttacgaaatgaagccataataaagaggacatattgttaatgtgacttactaactaatttttgttatGTGACTTTCTTTTGTTAGACGCAAAGAATtttaaagtttgtaaagtgcaaaattttctaattttttcattatattttgatgtttttcacaaaaaacacacaagacagtgaccaaattttgccactaacataaaatactatatgttacgaaaaaactatctcagaatcgctagcatacgttaaagcatcactgagctataagagcataaagtgagacaggtcagattttgaaaaatgagcctggtcattaaggcccaaacaggcttggtccctaaggggttaagagtgaactgggtccctttaagtgcgatatAAAACAAGGTATCTGATCGCGCTCCTCTTGATTGCTAAGTCCTCAGGGCGTTGGCTTGAAGTAGTGCCTATTTGTTctcaggctgtgtgcacactatggttaatcctctcactacaatggagtgtggaagataaatatatatagagacacaaatagtata
Above is a window of Dendropsophus ebraccatus isolate aDenEbr1 unplaced genomic scaffold, aDenEbr1.pat pat_scaffold_2197_ctg1, whole genome shotgun sequence DNA encoding:
- the LOC138775848 gene encoding tigger transposable element-derived protein 1-like — encoded protein: MAPKHKPDSADASASKKRKAITMEVKLDIIKRYDKGKTATDIGRSLGLSHSTVATIIKDKHRILEHVKGSAPMKATVITKRSGLIIEMERLLVLWLEDQNQRRIPVSLMVIQEKALRLFEALKRERREERESEEFVASRGWFMRFRERANFHNINPLVTAVLPFHGGH